The following coding sequences are from one Streptomyces sp. NBC_01232 window:
- a CDS encoding response regulator transcription factor, whose amino-acid sequence MRVILAEDSTLLREGLARLLVEEGHEVVGAFGDAVTLVAETERLRPDVAVVDIRMPPTHTDEGLRAAVEIRERLPGTGVLVLSQHVERSYAARLLAAGAERVGYLLKDRVAQVEEFLDALERIHAGGAAIDPEVVRQLVVRSAHADPLARLTPREREVLQVLAEGCTNTAIARRLHLSLSAVEKHLNSVFDKLELRGTEGHSPRILAVLRYLEA is encoded by the coding sequence GTGCGTGTGATCCTGGCCGAGGACTCGACCCTGCTGCGGGAGGGCCTGGCCCGACTCCTGGTGGAAGAGGGGCACGAGGTCGTCGGGGCGTTCGGCGACGCGGTGACGCTGGTCGCCGAGACGGAGAGGCTCCGCCCCGACGTGGCCGTCGTGGACATCCGGATGCCGCCGACCCACACCGACGAGGGGCTACGGGCGGCCGTCGAGATCCGCGAACGGCTGCCCGGGACCGGCGTCCTGGTCCTCTCCCAGCACGTCGAGCGGAGCTACGCGGCCCGGCTGCTCGCGGCCGGCGCGGAGCGGGTCGGCTATCTGCTGAAGGATCGGGTGGCGCAGGTCGAGGAGTTCCTCGACGCGCTGGAGCGGATCCACGCGGGCGGCGCGGCGATCGACCCGGAGGTCGTACGGCAGCTGGTGGTGCGCAGCGCGCACGCCGATCCGCTGGCCCGGCTGACCCCGCGCGAGCGGGAGGTGCTCCAGGTGCTCGCGGAGGGGTGCACGAACACGGCCATCGCGCGGCGGCTGCACCTTTCGCTGAGCGCGGTGGAGAAGCACCTCAACTCGGTCTTCGACAAGCTGGAGCTGCGCGGGACCGAGGGCCATAGCCCACGGATCCTCGCGGTGCTGCGGTATCTGGAGGCCTGA
- a CDS encoding DedA family protein yields the protein MTPFSTTLAQEPAGGIAGWAAGLVDTLGGPGAGLAIALENLFPPLPSEVILPLTGFAAGQGVLSLASALFWTTLGSVVGALALYGIGALFGRERMHALWARLPLVKVSDLERTEAWFRRHGAKAVLLGRMVPIFRSLISVPAGVERMPVPLFLLLTTVGSLAWNSVLVFAGYALGDRWELVESYVGVASKAVVVLVLAAGATWLTVRLRARGAAARHRRA from the coding sequence ATGACGCCGTTCTCGACCACTCTCGCCCAGGAGCCGGCCGGCGGCATCGCCGGCTGGGCGGCCGGCCTCGTCGACACGCTCGGCGGGCCGGGCGCGGGCCTCGCCATCGCCCTGGAGAATCTGTTCCCGCCGCTGCCGAGCGAGGTGATCCTGCCGCTGACCGGCTTCGCCGCCGGGCAGGGCGTGCTGAGCCTCGCCTCCGCCCTGTTCTGGACGACGCTGGGTTCGGTGGTGGGCGCGCTGGCCCTGTACGGGATCGGGGCGCTCTTCGGCCGGGAGCGGATGCACGCGCTGTGGGCGCGGCTGCCGCTGGTGAAGGTCTCGGACCTGGAGCGGACCGAGGCGTGGTTCCGGCGGCACGGCGCGAAGGCGGTGCTCCTGGGCCGGATGGTGCCGATCTTCCGCAGCCTGATCTCGGTGCCGGCCGGGGTGGAGCGGATGCCGGTCCCGCTCTTCCTCCTGCTCACCACCGTGGGCAGCCTGGCCTGGAACAGCGTCCTGGTCTTCGCCGGCTACGCCCTCGGAGACCGTTGGGAACTGGTCGAGTCGTACGTGGGCGTGGCCTCCAAGGCCGTCGTCGTCCTGGTCCTCGCGGCCGGCGCGACCTGGCTGACGGTACGGCTCCGGGCCCGCGGGGCGGCCGCCCGCCACCGGCGCGCATAG
- a CDS encoding dienelactone hydrolase family protein, translating into MTTITTRTVEYPADGLTMTGHLALPAGVDRRPAVLLGPEGTGLSDVERRRADALAELGYVALAFDLHGGRYLGDPEEMLARCLPLLADPDRMRGIGHAALDVLRTEPRTDPDRIAAVGYGTGGAIGLELGRGGVSLRAIGTVNALTTGRPGEAARIRCPVWAGVGSEDPIMPPAQRDAFTAEMQAAGIDWRLTVYGGALHAFHHPPVGHPTVPGVGHHPQHAQRAWRDVVGLLAECLPVTEDLGA; encoded by the coding sequence ATGACGACGATTACGACGCGCACGGTCGAGTACCCGGCGGACGGTTTGACGATGACCGGTCACCTCGCGCTCCCGGCCGGTGTCGACCGCCGGCCCGCGGTGCTGCTCGGACCAGAGGGCACGGGGCTCAGCGACGTCGAGCGCCGCCGGGCCGATGCTCTCGCCGAGCTGGGATACGTAGCACTGGCCTTCGATCTTCACGGCGGGCGCTATTTGGGCGACCCCGAGGAGATGCTGGCCCGTTGCCTGCCGCTGCTCGCTGATCCCGACCGGATGCGGGGCATCGGCCATGCGGCGCTCGACGTGCTGCGCACCGAACCGCGGACCGACCCCGACCGGATAGCCGCCGTCGGTTACGGCACCGGGGGCGCCATCGGGCTGGAACTCGGGCGCGGCGGCGTCAGCCTGCGCGCGATCGGGACAGTCAACGCGCTGACCACGGGCCGGCCCGGCGAGGCGGCGCGCATCCGCTGCCCGGTGTGGGCCGGGGTCGGGTCGGAAGACCCGATCATGCCGCCCGCGCAACGGGACGCGTTCACCGCCGAGATGCAGGCCGCGGGCATCGACTGGCGCCTCACGGTCTACGGCGGCGCCCTGCACGCCTTCCACCACCCGCCGGTCGGCCACCCCACGGTCCCCGGCGTCGGCCACCACCCACAGCACGCACAACGAGCCTGGCGCGACGTCGTCGGCCTGCTCGCCGAATGCCTGCCCGTGACGGAGGATCTGGGGGCATGA
- a CDS encoding IS5 family transposase (programmed frameshift), protein MSVRLVITDAMWDRIEPLMPADPVRGRRWADHRRTLEAIAWKYRTNSPWRDLPDELGSFQTAHKRLVRWAVDGTWERILASVLAAADAADDIDWTVSVDSTVVRAHQHAAGALKKGRRDAGEPADHALGRSRGGLSTKVHLAADGRARPLAFTVTAGQAGDAPAFETVMDRIRVPRTGPGRPRTRPAVVLADRAYSSRAIRAHLRRRGIRAVIPQPSDQIGHRQRRGRHGGRPPGFDREAYKQRNTVERCINRLKQWRGLATRTDKLAIAYQAALHLAGILIWTRH, encoded by the exons GTGTCTGTCCGATTAGTGATCACTGATGCGATGTGGGACCGGATCGAGCCGCTGATGCCGGCCGATCCGGTCCGTGGACGGCGGTGGGCCGACCACCGGCGCACCCTGGAAGCCATCGCGTGGAAGTACCGCACCAACTCGCCCTGGCGGGACCTGCCCGACGAGCTCGGGTCGTTCCAGACCGCTCACAAACGGCTGGTCAGATGGGCCGTCGATGGAACCTGGGAACGGATCCTGGCCTCGGTCCTGGCCGCGGCGGACGCCGCCGACGACATCGACTGGACCGTCTCCGTCGATTCGACCGTCGTCCGAGCGCACCAGCACGCCGCCGGAGCACTCAAAAAGGGGCGGCGGGACGCCG GGGAGCCGGCCGATCACGCACTCGGACGCTCCCGCGGAGGCCTGAGCACCAAAGTCCACCTGGCGGCCGACGGCCGGGCCCGCCCCTTGGCCTTCACCGTCACGGCAGGCCAGGCCGGTGACGCACCTGCCTTCGAGACGGTGATGGACCGTATCCGCGTGCCCCGCACCGGTCCGGGCAGGCCCCGAACCAGGCCCGCGGTCGTCCTGGCCGACCGCGCCTACTCCTCACGCGCGATCCGGGCCCATCTGCGGCGCCGGGGAATCCGCGCGGTCATCCCGCAGCCGTCCGACCAGATCGGCCACCGCCAACGGCGAGGCCGTCACGGAGGCCGCCCGCCCGGCTTCGACCGCGAGGCCTACAAGCAACGAAACACCGTCGAACGCTGCATCAACCGCCTCAAGCAATGGCGCGGCCTGGCCACGCGAACCGACAAACTCGCCATCGCCTACCAGGCCGCACTCCACCTCGCCGGCATCCTCATCTGGACCCGACACTGA
- a CDS encoding sensor histidine kinase, with protein sequence MSGGERGGARTRSAVRRTVGVLAGCLTAPAGLLYLLLAGVPLGAFLLWPRTRPYALGVYGSGARRLVEVERRRRTCFFGDRFPETYGGEGVVRHLAVRSWSGLMCGVVLALLGFGLVLAGLLAGGVVRGTIGTAELLTQLVLGGVLLFLGLQGLFALTALDARLARECFGPSERELLRRRIDELSVSRAAVVRAVDVERRRIERDLHDGVQQRLVALAMLIGRARRGGGRDPERAAQLLGQAHREAQEVLAELREVAWRVYPSALDSLGLEEALGGVAQRCGLPLRIAYEVAAPLPRPVVTAAYFVVSEAVTNAAKHSAASAVSVRVAGPPGGPLTVRIEDDGRGGADPAGSGLTGLRGRVCALDGVLRIDSPLGGPTTIVAELPCV encoded by the coding sequence GTGAGCGGGGGCGAACGGGGCGGCGCGAGAACGCGGTCGGCGGTCCGGCGGACGGTGGGGGTGCTCGCCGGATGCCTGACGGCGCCGGCCGGCCTGCTGTACCTGCTGCTCGCCGGGGTGCCGCTCGGCGCCTTCCTGCTGTGGCCGCGAACGCGGCCGTACGCCCTCGGGGTCTACGGCTCCGGCGCCCGGCGGCTCGTGGAGGTGGAGCGCAGGCGGCGGACCTGCTTCTTCGGCGACCGGTTCCCTGAGACGTACGGGGGCGAGGGCGTGGTCCGCCACCTGGCGGTCCGGTCCTGGTCGGGGCTCATGTGCGGGGTCGTCCTGGCGCTGCTCGGCTTTGGCCTGGTGCTTGCGGGACTGCTGGCAGGCGGGGTGGTGCGCGGGACCATCGGGACCGCGGAGCTGCTGACGCAGCTCGTCCTCGGGGGCGTCCTGCTGTTCCTCGGCCTCCAGGGACTGTTCGCGCTGACCGCGCTCGACGCCCGGCTGGCCCGGGAGTGCTTCGGGCCGTCCGAGCGGGAGCTGCTGCGGCGCCGGATCGACGAGCTCTCGGTCAGCAGGGCCGCCGTCGTGCGGGCCGTGGATGTGGAGCGGCGGCGGATCGAGCGCGACCTCCACGACGGGGTGCAGCAGCGGCTCGTGGCGCTCGCGATGCTCATCGGGCGGGCACGCCGGGGCGGTGGGCGGGATCCGGAGCGGGCGGCGCAGCTGCTGGGCCAGGCGCACCGGGAGGCCCAGGAGGTGCTGGCCGAACTGCGCGAGGTGGCCTGGCGGGTGTACCCGTCGGCGCTGGACAGCCTCGGCCTGGAGGAGGCGCTCGGCGGGGTGGCGCAGCGGTGCGGGCTGCCGCTGCGGATCGCGTACGAGGTGGCGGCGCCGCTCCCACGCCCGGTGGTGACAGCCGCGTACTTCGTCGTCTCCGAGGCCGTCACCAACGCGGCCAAGCACTCCGCCGCCTCGGCCGTCTCGGTGCGGGTCGCGGGGCCGCCCGGCGGCCCGCTCACCGTGCGGATCGAGGACGACGGCCGGGGCGGCGCGGATCCGGCGGGCAGCGGCCTGACCGGGCTGCGCGGACGGGTCTGCGCGCTCGACGGCGTCCTGCGGATCGACAGCCCCCTCGGGGGCCCCACCACCATCGTCGCGGAGCTGCCGTGCGTGTGA
- a CDS encoding AMP-binding enzyme, which translates to MAAQRQGSVNVSYVVEGEPANHPQVAEAAIVGVPDADGHEIACAVVVPRKTPPSLATVQRLVADDIPLPQAATIRRGTRLLSDIGRHRRMGHPEPDTFRLDVSTRPAHSTSRKPKPTPRATLLETPHFAEHRSE; encoded by the coding sequence ATGGCAGCGCAGAGACAGGGATCGGTGAACGTCTCGTACGTGGTGGAAGGAGAACCGGCCAACCACCCGCAGGTCGCCGAAGCCGCCATCGTCGGCGTACCCGACGCCGACGGCCATGAGATCGCCTGCGCCGTCGTTGTCCCCCGCAAAACCCCGCCTTCCCTCGCCACCGTCCAACGACTTGTGGCCGACGACATCCCTTTGCCCCAGGCAGCGACGATCCGGCGCGGGACCCGGCTCCTGTCCGACATCGGCCGACACCGGCGCATGGGCCACCCGGAGCCGGATACCTTCCGTCTCGACGTCTCGACACGTCCCGCACACTCCACGAGCAGGAAACCCAAGCCGACGCCCCGGGCCACGCTTCTTGAAACTCCCCACTTCGCTGAACACCGGAGCGAGTGA